The Pantoea sp. At-9b genome includes a window with the following:
- the modE gene encoding molybdenum-dependent transcriptional regulator — protein MQAELSLHIRLQQKLFADPRRIELLKRIRETGSISQGAKLAGISYKSAWDAINDMNGLADQTLVERATGGKGGGGAQLTRYGERLIQLFQLMEQIQQKAFDVLQNDSLPLDSLLAAIARFSLQTSARNQLFGTVLARDHQQVVQHLDVLLSDGVTRLQVALTQRSAERLQLESGKEVLVLIKAPWIQVSRTASSGDNQLSVQITAIDPGELVSEVLMALPGGEILCATVPNSEVAQQNLQPGDPVTASFNAEHAIIATLL, from the coding sequence ATGCAAGCTGAACTCTCTCTCCATATTCGTCTGCAGCAGAAGTTGTTTGCCGATCCACGCCGTATCGAACTCCTGAAGCGAATTAGGGAAACCGGCTCCATCAGTCAGGGGGCAAAACTGGCGGGTATCAGTTACAAGAGTGCCTGGGACGCCATCAACGACATGAACGGGCTGGCGGATCAAACCCTGGTGGAACGCGCGACCGGCGGCAAAGGCGGCGGCGGCGCACAGCTGACACGCTATGGTGAACGCCTGATCCAGTTGTTCCAGCTGATGGAGCAGATCCAACAGAAAGCCTTCGATGTGCTGCAAAACGACAGCCTGCCGCTTGATAGTCTGCTGGCCGCCATCGCGCGCTTTTCACTGCAAACCAGCGCACGCAATCAGCTATTCGGCACCGTGCTGGCGCGCGACCATCAGCAAGTGGTGCAGCATCTTGACGTATTGTTAAGCGATGGCGTCACCCGTTTGCAGGTAGCCCTGACGCAGCGCAGCGCCGAGCGCTTGCAACTGGAAAGCGGCAAAGAGGTGCTGGTGCTGATCAAAGCGCCGTGGATTCAGGTGAGCCGTACTGCCAGCAGCGGCGATAATCAATTGTCGGTGCAGATTACCGCCATCGATCCCGGTGAGCTGGTCAGCGAGGTGTTAATGGCGCTGCCAGGCGGCGAAATCCTCTGCGCCACCGTACCGAATAGTGAGGTAGCCCAGCAGAATCTACAACCTGGCGACCCGGTCACCGCCAGTTTTAATGCGGAACACGCCATCATTGCCACACTGCTCTGA
- a CDS encoding AcrZ family multidrug efflux pump-associated protein, whose translation MLELLKSLAVAVIMVPIVMAIMLGLIYGLGEVFNVISKFGRRDDRPANSSQH comes from the coding sequence ATGCTGGAACTGCTAAAAAGTCTGGCTGTAGCCGTCATTATGGTGCCAATTGTAATGGCGATCATGCTGGGGTTGATTTACGGCCTGGGTGAAGTTTTTAACGTCATCTCTAAATTTGGCCGCCGCGACGATCGTCCCGCCAACAGCTCACAACATTGA
- the modA gene encoding molybdate ABC transporter substrate-binding protein has protein sequence MLSKHYRWGAAAVLTFSLAGQALAAEKITVFAAASLTNALQDIATQYQKKTGVEVVSSFASSSVLARQIEQGAPADLFISADQQWMDDAVAKKSVIDNTRYTLLGNDLVLVAPRSESAKAVTINAQTDWKSLLQGQRLAVGDPDHVPAGIYAKEALQKLGAWDTLVPVLAPANNVRAALALVERNETPYGIVYGSDAVASQKVQVVGRFPEDSHKPVEYPMAIVKEHQRAPVEAFYNYLQGPDAAAVFKQYGFTPKK, from the coding sequence ATGCTATCAAAACATTACCGCTGGGGTGCCGCTGCCGTTCTGACCTTCTCACTGGCCGGACAGGCACTGGCTGCGGAGAAAATCACCGTTTTTGCCGCGGCCTCACTGACTAACGCGTTGCAGGATATCGCCACGCAATACCAGAAAAAAACCGGCGTAGAAGTGGTGTCGTCCTTTGCATCGTCTTCGGTGCTGGCGCGTCAGATTGAGCAGGGCGCACCGGCAGATTTGTTTATCTCTGCTGACCAGCAGTGGATGGACGATGCAGTGGCGAAAAAAAGCGTCATCGATAACACGCGTTATACCCTGCTGGGTAACGATTTGGTGTTGGTGGCACCGCGTAGCGAGAGCGCCAAAGCGGTAACCATTAATGCGCAAACCGACTGGAAAAGTTTGCTGCAAGGCCAGCGTCTGGCGGTTGGCGACCCGGATCATGTGCCCGCTGGCATTTACGCGAAAGAAGCGTTACAGAAGCTGGGCGCGTGGGATACGTTAGTGCCGGTACTGGCTCCGGCCAATAACGTGCGTGCAGCGCTGGCGCTGGTGGAACGTAACGAAACGCCTTACGGCATCGTCTACGGTTCCGATGCGGTAGCCAGCCAAAAAGTACAGGTGGTCGGTCGTTTCCCGGAAGACAGCCACAAGCCCGTCGAATATCCGATGGCGATCGTCAAAGAACATCAGCGTGCGCCGGTAGAAGCCTTCTACAACTATTTGCAGGGGCCGGATGCCGCCGCAGTGTTTAAACAGTATGGATTTACGCCGAAGAAATGA
- the modB gene encoding molybdate ABC transporter permease subunit, protein MILSDPEWQAVFLSLKVSTVAVLCSLPLGILMAWILARCQFPGKTLLDSVIHLPLVLPPVVVGYLLLIALGRRGFIGAWLYDWFGFSFAFSWRGAVVAAAVIAFPLMVRAIRLALEAVDTKLEQAARTLGAGRWRVFFTITLPLTFPGIIVGTVLAFARSLGEFGATITFVSNIPGETRTIPSAMFTLIETPGAENAAARLCAVAILLALLSLVASELLARWGRKRLGV, encoded by the coding sequence ATGATATTGAGTGATCCCGAATGGCAGGCGGTGTTTCTCAGCCTGAAAGTTTCCACTGTGGCGGTGTTGTGCAGCCTGCCGTTGGGCATCCTGATGGCCTGGATTCTGGCGCGTTGTCAGTTTCCAGGTAAAACCCTGCTCGATAGTGTTATCCATTTGCCGCTGGTGCTGCCACCGGTGGTGGTTGGCTATTTGCTGCTGATTGCCCTTGGGCGACGCGGTTTTATCGGCGCATGGTTGTATGATTGGTTTGGTTTCAGCTTTGCTTTTAGCTGGCGTGGCGCAGTGGTGGCGGCGGCGGTAATTGCTTTCCCGCTGATGGTGCGTGCCATTCGCCTGGCGCTGGAAGCGGTGGATACCAAACTGGAACAGGCGGCGCGCACCCTCGGTGCAGGGCGCTGGCGCGTATTCTTCACCATTACTTTACCCTTAACCTTTCCCGGCATTATTGTCGGCACGGTGCTGGCCTTTGCCCGTTCGCTGGGCGAATTTGGTGCCACCATCACCTTCGTGTCGAATATACCTGGTGAAACCCGCACTATCCCGTCAGCCATGTTTACCCTGATTGAAACACCGGGGGCGGAAAATGCCGCCGCGCGTCTGTGTGCGGTAGCGATCTTGCTGGCGTTGTTATCGTTAGTGGCGTCGGAACTGCTGGCCCGCTGGGGCCGTAAGCGGTTGGGGGTTTAA
- the modC gene encoding molybdenum ABC transporter ATP-binding protein ModC, protein MLTLNFSQQLGTHQLDVDVQIPGKGITAIFGVSGAGKTSLINAIGGLTQPQQGQIKLDERLLFDAASGVNLPPEKRRIGYVFQDARLFPHYSVRGNLQYGMAAAMKAQFDSLVALLGLEALLRRSPSSLSGGEKQRVAIGRALLTAPDMLLMDEPLASLDLPRKRELMPYLQKLAKQVDIPLLYVSHSLDEILQLADNVLVLDGGKVKAFGSLEKVWSSAAMRPWLPASDRTSVLRVQVLEQHPDYPMTALSLGDQHIWVSRVNQPLKTALRIRIASADVSLALQPPQNTSIRNILPAQVVELLEIDDQVEVKLRIGISELWARISPWARDELGIRPDQWLYAQIKSVSITA, encoded by the coding sequence ATGCTGACACTGAACTTTTCCCAACAGTTGGGCACGCATCAACTGGATGTGGATGTGCAAATTCCCGGCAAGGGCATCACCGCGATTTTTGGTGTTTCCGGCGCGGGGAAAACCTCGCTGATTAACGCGATAGGCGGTTTAACCCAACCACAGCAGGGGCAGATCAAACTGGATGAACGGCTATTGTTTGATGCCGCCAGCGGAGTGAATTTACCGCCGGAAAAACGTCGTATCGGTTATGTCTTTCAGGATGCCCGTCTGTTCCCGCATTACAGCGTGCGCGGTAATCTGCAATACGGTATGGCGGCAGCGATGAAAGCGCAGTTCGATAGCCTGGTGGCGTTATTGGGCCTTGAAGCGTTATTGCGTCGTTCGCCGTCGTCGCTGTCTGGCGGGGAAAAACAGCGCGTGGCGATTGGTCGCGCATTACTGACGGCACCGGATATGCTGTTGATGGATGAGCCACTGGCCTCACTGGATTTGCCGCGTAAACGCGAGCTGATGCCTTACCTGCAAAAGCTGGCGAAGCAGGTGGATATTCCGTTGTTGTACGTGTCACACAGCCTCGACGAGATCCTGCAACTGGCGGATAACGTGCTGGTGCTGGATGGCGGCAAGGTCAAAGCCTTTGGCTCACTGGAGAAGGTCTGGAGCAGCGCGGCCATGCGACCATGGCTGCCGGCCAGCGATCGCACCAGTGTGTTACGCGTGCAGGTGCTGGAGCAGCATCCTGATTATCCGATGACTGCGCTGTCGCTGGGGGATCAACATATCTGGGTCAGCCGGGTTAATCAGCCGTTGAAAACCGCCTTACGCATCCGAATCGCGTCAGCTGATGTGTCGCTGGCGTTGCAGCCGCCGCAAAACACTTCGATTCGCAATATCCTGCCCGCGCAAGTGGTTGAGTTGCTGGAGATTGATGATCAGGTAGAAGTTAAGCTGCGCATTGGCATCAGCGAGCTGTGGGCGCGCATTTCGCCGTGGGCGCGCGACGAGCTGGGCATTCGGCCTGATCAGTGGCTGTATGCCCAGATTAAAAGCGTGTCGATTACCGCCTGA
- a CDS encoding pyridoxal phosphatase translates to MSYRVIALDLDGTLLTPRKTILPESLEALARAQQAGVKVLIVTGRHHCAIHPFYQALKLDTPAICCNGTYLYDYQTKKVLASDPLEKSQALRVIEMLDEQQIHGLLYVDDAMLYQEPTGHVTRTLNWAESLPAAQRPTFLHVPSLVQAAQDAQSIWKFALSHADTQALQQFAERTEAELGLACEWSWHDQVDIAQRGNSKGKRLAQWVASQGLSMQDVLAFGDNYNDLSMLEHVGLGVAMGNADDAIKARARKVIGTNLEPGIAEVIYQEIL, encoded by the coding sequence ATGAGCTACCGCGTAATCGCCCTTGATCTCGACGGCACCCTGTTGACCCCGCGTAAAACCATTCTGCCTGAATCCCTTGAAGCCCTGGCCCGCGCGCAGCAGGCAGGCGTCAAAGTGCTGATTGTTACCGGTCGCCACCATTGTGCCATCCATCCTTTTTATCAGGCACTGAAGCTGGATACACCCGCTATCTGCTGTAACGGCACCTATTTGTATGATTATCAGACTAAAAAGGTGCTGGCATCCGATCCGCTGGAAAAATCACAGGCGTTACGGGTGATTGAGATGCTGGATGAGCAGCAAATTCACGGTCTGCTGTATGTCGATGACGCGATGCTTTACCAGGAGCCGACCGGCCACGTGACCCGTACTCTTAACTGGGCGGAATCGCTGCCCGCAGCACAACGTCCAACCTTCCTCCATGTGCCGAGCCTGGTGCAGGCCGCGCAGGATGCACAGTCGATCTGGAAATTCGCCCTGTCCCATGCCGATACCCAGGCGCTGCAACAGTTTGCCGAGCGCACCGAAGCCGAACTGGGACTGGCATGTGAATGGTCATGGCACGATCAGGTGGATATCGCGCAGCGCGGCAACAGCAAAGGCAAACGCCTCGCGCAATGGGTGGCAAGCCAGGGATTGAGCATGCAAGACGTGCTGGCGTTTGGTGATAACTACAACGACCTTAGCATGCTGGAACACGTCGGTCTGGGCGTGGCGATGGGCAATGCCGATGACGCGATCAAAGCACGCGCGCGCAAGGTGATTGGCACCAATCTGGAGCCTGGCATTGCCGAGGTGATTTACCAGGAAATCCTGTAA
- the pgl gene encoding 6-phosphogluconolactonase, which produces MKQVVYTASPESQQIHAWQLQEDGTLTLLQVTDVAGQVQPMVVSPKKDFLYVGVRPNFRVLAYRIAADGTLSEAGEAPLPGSPTHISTDRQGNFLFCGSYNDACVSISPIGSDGLPQAPSQVIGGLEGCHSANIDVKNQTLFVPALKQDRICLFQLGSDGSLTPAAQAQVTTVEGAGPRHMAFHPNGHYSYCVNELDSSVDVWALSNAHGEVERVQSLNMMPADFSGTRWAADIHLTPDGRFLYACDRTNSTITVFSVSEDGGLLNIEGFQPTETQPRGFNIDHSGQYLVAAGQKSHHIEVYKISDDRGLLTPLARYAVGQGPMWVVIHPLG; this is translated from the coding sequence ATGAAACAAGTCGTGTATACCGCCAGCCCCGAGAGCCAGCAGATTCACGCCTGGCAGTTACAGGAAGATGGCACGCTGACGTTATTACAGGTGACGGATGTCGCCGGTCAGGTGCAGCCGATGGTGGTCAGCCCGAAGAAAGATTTCCTCTATGTTGGCGTGCGTCCGAATTTTCGCGTGCTGGCGTACCGCATTGCCGCAGATGGCACCCTGAGCGAAGCCGGTGAGGCACCGCTGCCGGGCAGCCCGACGCACATTTCTACCGATCGTCAGGGTAACTTCCTGTTTTGTGGTTCTTACAATGACGCTTGTGTCAGCATCAGTCCGATTGGCAGCGATGGTCTGCCGCAGGCACCGAGCCAGGTGATCGGCGGGCTGGAGGGGTGTCACTCCGCCAATATTGATGTGAAAAATCAGACACTGTTTGTTCCGGCGCTGAAGCAGGATCGCATTTGTTTGTTCCAGTTGGGCAGCGATGGCAGCCTGACACCCGCCGCACAAGCCCAGGTCACCACCGTAGAGGGCGCTGGCCCACGTCATATGGCGTTCCACCCCAATGGCCACTACAGCTACTGCGTCAACGAACTGGACAGCAGCGTGGATGTCTGGGCGTTAAGCAATGCACACGGTGAAGTGGAACGTGTGCAGAGCCTGAATATGATGCCTGCGGATTTCAGCGGTACCCGCTGGGCTGCGGATATCCACCTGACGCCGGATGGCCGTTTCCTGTATGCCTGCGATCGTACCAACAGCACCATTACGGTGTTCAGCGTCAGCGAAGATGGTGGCCTGCTGAACATTGAAGGCTTCCAGCCGACAGAGACACAGCCGCGTGGTTTTAACATCGACCACAGTGGTCAATACCTGGTGGCGGCGGGACAGAAATCGCACCATATCGAGGTGTATAAAATTAGCGACGATCGCGGTCTGTTGACGCCACTGGCGCGCTATGCCGTCGGACAAGGCCCGATGTGGGTGGTGATTCACCCGTTGGGATAA
- a CDS encoding Rpn family recombination-promoting nuclease/putative transposase, translating into MSVVSAPHDALFKKFLSHLPVARQFLEIHLPQSIREHCDLDKLQVVPTTFIERDLSALYSDVLLSMKTDDGEGYIYALIEHQSTPDKHMTLRMMRYTLAAIQRHLDEGHHDVPLVIPILFYQGKTSPYPYSMNWLESFRNPVLAKQIFCHSFPLVDVTVIPDEEIMAHRDVARLEMAHKIIRLRDILENIDPMATLLALDYNDDLSIDVVFYLLRYGNTDDREKIVKILIQAKPQLEGKIMTIEEQWRQESRQEGRQEGRKEGRQEVMLELAQRMLREQFDLNTIMKLTGLSEGELRQLNG; encoded by the coding sequence ATGAGTGTCGTCTCCGCCCCGCATGATGCGCTGTTCAAAAAGTTTCTCAGTCATCTCCCTGTCGCCAGGCAATTCCTGGAGATTCACCTGCCGCAATCCATTCGTGAGCACTGCGATCTGGATAAACTGCAAGTCGTACCGACCACCTTTATTGAACGGGATCTGAGTGCACTGTATTCAGACGTGCTGCTATCCATGAAAACCGATGATGGAGAGGGCTATATCTATGCCCTGATTGAGCATCAAAGCACGCCTGATAAGCATATGACTCTTCGCATGATGCGTTATACCCTTGCTGCCATACAGCGGCACCTTGATGAAGGCCATCACGACGTGCCACTGGTCATTCCTATTTTGTTCTATCAAGGGAAAACCAGCCCCTATCCCTACTCCATGAACTGGCTGGAATCATTCCGCAACCCGGTTCTGGCTAAACAGATTTTTTGCCATTCCTTTCCTTTAGTTGATGTCACTGTTATTCCTGACGAGGAAATCATGGCACACCGCGATGTGGCCCGATTAGAAATGGCGCATAAAATCATACGCCTGCGAGACATATTGGAAAATATAGACCCAATGGCAACACTCCTGGCTCTGGATTACAATGATGATCTCTCAATCGACGTAGTCTTTTATCTGCTGCGATACGGCAACACCGACGATCGTGAAAAGATCGTCAAAATACTGATCCAGGCTAAACCGCAACTTGAGGGTAAAATTATGACAATCGAAGAACAGTGGCGGCAGGAGTCTCGTCAGGAAGGACGCCAGGAAGGGCGGAAGGAGGGGCGACAGGAAGTGATGTTGGAATTGGCACAACGTATGCTTCGTGAACAATTCGACCTGAACACCATCATGAAATTGACCGGTCTGAGTGAAGGAGAGTTGCGGCAGCTCAATGGTTGA
- the bioA gene encoding adenosylmethionine--8-amino-7-oxononanoate transaminase, producing the protein MFTQDDLNFDRQHIWHPYTSMRDPLPCYPVVAAQGCQLQLADGRELVDGMSSWWAAIHGYNHPRLNQALQTQLTQMSHVMFGGITHPAAVELCRQLVAMTPEALECVFLADSGSIAVEVAMKMALQYWLGRNETRQKFLTLKRGYHGDTFAAMSVCDPHNSMHSLWRGYLPEHLFAAAPERGFAAVWDEADFADFARLAEHHHRQIAAVILEPIVQGAGGMRFYHPRYLQRVRELCDRYGLLLIADEIATGFGRSGKLFACEHAGIVPDILCLGKALTGGTMTLSATLTTREVADTISNSAAGCFMHGPTFMGNPLACAVAVESLKIVNEGHWPEQVARIEQQLRAALLPLAHHPAVADARVLGAIGVIETQQAVNMAALQQFFVERGVWIRPFGRLIYLMPPYVITPAELATLTDAVRDALDFSHHFQG; encoded by the coding sequence ATGTTCACTCAGGACGATCTCAATTTCGACCGCCAGCATATCTGGCATCCCTACACCTCAATGCGTGATCCCCTGCCCTGCTACCCGGTTGTCGCGGCGCAGGGCTGCCAGTTGCAGCTGGCGGATGGCCGTGAATTAGTGGATGGCATGTCGTCATGGTGGGCCGCCATTCACGGATATAACCATCCGCGCCTCAATCAGGCATTGCAGACCCAACTGACGCAGATGTCACACGTGATGTTTGGCGGTATCACCCACCCGGCGGCGGTGGAGCTGTGCCGTCAGTTGGTGGCGATGACGCCAGAAGCACTCGAATGCGTGTTCCTCGCCGATTCGGGGTCGATCGCCGTCGAAGTTGCGATGAAAATGGCGCTGCAATACTGGTTGGGACGTAACGAAACCCGGCAAAAATTCCTCACCCTGAAACGCGGTTATCACGGTGACACCTTTGCCGCGATGTCGGTGTGCGATCCGCATAACTCGATGCATAGTTTGTGGCGTGGTTATCTGCCGGAGCACCTGTTCGCAGCCGCGCCTGAGCGGGGATTTGCTGCGGTGTGGGATGAGGCGGATTTCGCGGATTTTGCCCGCCTGGCGGAACACCATCACCGACAGATTGCAGCGGTGATCCTCGAACCCATCGTGCAGGGCGCAGGCGGTATGCGTTTTTATCATCCACGCTATTTGCAGCGGGTGCGTGAACTGTGCGATCGCTACGGTTTGCTGTTGATTGCCGACGAGATCGCCACCGGTTTTGGTCGCAGTGGCAAACTGTTCGCCTGCGAACACGCTGGCATCGTGCCGGATATCTTGTGTCTGGGTAAAGCCCTGACGGGCGGCACCATGACGCTCTCCGCCACCCTCACCACCCGTGAGGTGGCCGATACCATCAGCAACAGCGCGGCTGGCTGCTTTATGCATGGCCCAACCTTTATGGGCAATCCGCTGGCCTGCGCGGTGGCAGTCGAGAGCCTGAAGATCGTGAATGAAGGTCACTGGCCTGAGCAGGTGGCGCGGATTGAACAACAGTTGCGTGCGGCCTTGCTGCCGTTGGCTCACCATCCGGCGGTCGCGGATGCGCGCGTTCTGGGGGCGATTGGTGTGATTGAAACGCAGCAGGCAGTGAATATGGCGGCGCTGCAACAGTTCTTTGTCGAGCGTGGCGTGTGGATTCGCCCGTTTGGGCGTTTGATTTATCTGATGCCACCCTATGTGATTACGCCTGCGGAGCTGGCAACGCTGACCGATGCCGTGCGCGACGCGCTGGATTTTTCGCATCATTTTCAGGGGTAG
- the bioB gene encoding biotin synthase BioB, which produces MAHRWTLAQAQALFDKPFLELMFEAQQVHRQHFDPRQVQVSTLLSIKTGACPEDCKYCPQSARYKTGLESERLMEVEAVLESARKAKAAGSSRFCMGAAWKNPHDRDMPYLEQMVQGVKAMGMETCMTLGTLNDTQAQRLAHAGLDFYNHNLDTSPEFYGSIITTRSYQERLDTLDKVRGAGIKVCSGGIVGLGETVKDRAGLLVQLANLPTPPESVPINMLVKVKGTPLADNDDVEPFDFIRTIAVARIMMPSSHVRLSAGREQMSEQTQAMCFMAGANSIFYGCKLLTTPNPEEDKDLILFRKLGLNPEHTATTAGDNEQQYQLSEQLLHADTAQFYNAAV; this is translated from the coding sequence ATGGCACATCGCTGGACACTGGCACAAGCCCAGGCACTGTTCGACAAACCTTTCCTTGAGCTAATGTTTGAGGCGCAGCAGGTACACCGCCAACATTTCGACCCACGTCAGGTACAGGTCAGTACGCTGCTGTCGATCAAAACCGGGGCCTGCCCGGAAGATTGTAAATATTGCCCGCAGAGCGCGCGCTACAAAACCGGGCTGGAATCGGAACGTCTGATGGAGGTGGAAGCGGTGCTGGAGTCGGCGCGCAAAGCCAAAGCCGCCGGTTCGAGCCGTTTCTGTATGGGGGCGGCATGGAAAAATCCGCACGACCGCGACATGCCGTACCTGGAGCAGATGGTGCAGGGCGTGAAAGCGATGGGGATGGAAACCTGCATGACCCTCGGCACCCTCAATGACACCCAGGCGCAGCGCCTGGCGCATGCCGGTCTGGATTTTTACAACCACAATCTCGACACCTCGCCGGAATTTTACGGCAGCATCATCACTACGCGTAGCTACCAGGAGCGTCTGGATACACTGGACAAAGTGCGTGGCGCGGGCATTAAGGTGTGTTCGGGCGGTATCGTTGGCCTGGGCGAAACGGTAAAAGATCGTGCCGGTTTGCTGGTGCAGCTGGCTAACCTGCCGACGCCGCCGGAAAGCGTGCCGATCAACATGCTGGTGAAGGTCAAAGGCACACCGCTGGCCGACAATGACGATGTTGAACCGTTCGATTTTATCCGCACCATCGCGGTGGCACGTATCATGATGCCATCTTCCCACGTGCGCCTTTCGGCCGGTCGTGAACAGATGAGCGAACAGACTCAGGCGATGTGTTTTATGGCCGGGGCAAACTCGATTTTCTACGGCTGCAAGCTGCTGACCACCCCAAACCCGGAAGAGGACAAAGATCTGATTTTGTTCCGCAAACTGGGACTCAACCCGGAGCACACCGCCACTACCGCCGGTGATAACGAACAGCAGTATCAGCTGAGCGAACAATTGCTGCATGCCGATACCGCGCAGTTCTACAACGCGGCGGTGTAA
- the bioF gene encoding 8-amino-7-oxononanoate synthase: MSWSQRIEQALAARRAADGWRQRVRVEHNTVRELTVAGQRYCHFSSNDYLGLSQHPAVIAAWQQGAAEAGAGAGASGHVTGFSRHHAQLEEELADWLGYRRALLFISGFAANQAVIHLLAEKSDRIVADKLAHASLLDAASHSPATLRRFAHNQPASLAKLLATPVEGNTLVVTEGVFSMDGDSAPLAQLAAETQRANGWLLVDDAHGIGVTGEQGRGSCWQQQVQPELLIVTFGKGFGVSGAALLCDDATADYVEQFARHLIYSTAMPPAQCYALRAALQQIQQGDELRARLHSNITRFRAGAADLPWQLMSSDSAIQPLVVGENSAALALSQQLKAAGCWVSAIRPPTVPPGTARLRITLTAAHEPDDIDRLLEALYDAARQ, from the coding sequence ATGAGCTGGTCGCAACGCATCGAACAGGCGCTGGCGGCGCGGCGTGCCGCCGACGGCTGGCGGCAACGCGTCCGTGTGGAACACAACACGGTGCGCGAGCTGACCGTTGCCGGACAACGCTATTGCCACTTCTCCAGTAACGATTATCTTGGCTTGAGTCAGCATCCGGCGGTGATTGCCGCCTGGCAACAAGGGGCTGCCGAGGCCGGGGCCGGGGCCGGCGCATCGGGACATGTGACCGGCTTCAGCCGTCATCATGCGCAACTGGAAGAAGAGCTAGCCGACTGGCTGGGGTATCGCCGTGCGCTGCTGTTTATCTCGGGATTTGCCGCTAATCAGGCGGTGATCCACCTGCTGGCAGAAAAGTCGGACCGGATTGTGGCCGATAAGCTGGCACATGCCTCATTGCTGGATGCGGCCAGCCATAGCCCGGCCACGCTGCGCCGTTTTGCCCACAACCAGCCAGCCAGTCTGGCAAAGCTGCTGGCGACGCCGGTAGAGGGGAATACGCTGGTGGTCACCGAGGGTGTCTTCAGCATGGATGGCGACAGCGCACCGTTGGCGCAGCTTGCTGCGGAAACGCAACGCGCCAATGGCTGGTTGCTGGTGGATGATGCCCATGGCATTGGCGTGACCGGGGAACAGGGGCGCGGTAGCTGCTGGCAGCAGCAGGTGCAGCCGGAATTGCTGATTGTCACCTTTGGCAAAGGCTTTGGTGTGAGCGGGGCGGCCTTGCTGTGCGATGACGCGACCGCCGATTATGTCGAACAGTTTGCCCGTCATTTAATTTATTCCACCGCGATGCCACCGGCACAGTGCTACGCGCTGCGGGCGGCGTTGCAGCAAATTCAGCAAGGTGATGAACTGCGGGCGCGGTTACACAGCAATATCACGCGTTTTCGCGCTGGCGCGGCGGATTTGCCATGGCAATTGATGTCGTCAGACAGCGCCATTCAGCCGTTGGTGGTCGGGGAGAACAGCGCAGCGCTGGCGTTATCACAGCAACTGAAGGCTGCGGGATGTTGGGTGAGTGCCATCCGCCCCCCGACGGTGCCGCCGGGTACCGCTCGCCTGCGCATTACCTTAACGGCGGCGCATGAACCTGACGATATCGATCGTCTGCTGGAGGCGCTGTATGACGCTGCACGTCAATAA
- the bioC gene encoding malonyl-ACP O-methyltransferase BioC, with product MTLHVNKQAVAQAFGRAAQHYEQYAELQRQSGDALLALAPAGFGPHLLDAGCGTGWYSRYWRDRGRTLTALDLSPAMLESAAHQHSAQHYVQGDIDALPLPDACVDGVWSNLAVQWSSDLRTALQHFLRVTRPGGSVVFSTLLAGSLHEVHQAWAQLDGRQHANRFLSAAQIAVATEGLALRSTQQTLTLHFPSALSAMRSLKGIGATHLHDGRQGGLLTRSQLARLEQVWSQDEAGYRLSYHLMYGVLTA from the coding sequence ATGACGCTGCACGTCAATAAACAGGCGGTGGCGCAGGCCTTTGGCCGCGCGGCGCAGCATTATGAACAGTACGCGGAACTGCAACGGCAGAGTGGCGATGCGCTACTGGCGCTGGCACCCGCCGGATTTGGCCCGCATTTGCTGGATGCCGGATGTGGGACTGGCTGGTATAGCCGCTACTGGCGCGATCGCGGCCGTACCCTGACCGCACTCGATCTCTCGCCAGCGATGCTGGAGAGTGCCGCACACCAGCATTCGGCACAACATTATGTGCAGGGTGATATAGATGCGTTGCCACTGCCGGATGCCTGTGTTGATGGCGTATGGAGCAACCTCGCGGTGCAATGGAGCAGTGACCTGCGCACCGCGTTGCAGCATTTTTTGCGCGTAACCCGCCCTGGAGGCAGCGTGGTGTTTTCCACCTTGCTGGCCGGTTCGCTGCATGAAGTCCATCAGGCCTGGGCGCAACTGGATGGACGTCAGCACGCCAACCGTTTTCTCAGCGCAGCGCAAATCGCCGTCGCAACCGAGGGCCTGGCGCTGCGCAGTACGCAGCAGACCCTCACTTTACATTTTCCCAGTGCGCTGAGCGCGATGCGTTCGCTGAAAGGCATTGGCGCAACTCATCTGCATGATGGTCGCCAGGGCGGATTATTGACGCGAAGCCAGCTGGCACGACTGGAGCAGGTCTGGTCACAGGACGAGGCGGGTTATCGCCTGAGTTATCATCTGATGTATGGAGTATTAACGGCATGA